The genomic region TTCGATCTCACGATCCGGATCGAGAATACCGGCACCGGCGATGCCAAGCAGGTCTCGGCAAAGGTTGACATCCCCGCCGAAGGGAAAAAGGAAGCTTTCATCGGAAAGATCAAGCCCGGTAACGATGCGCCCGCCATCTTCCTTCTTGAAGGAGCCCCGGCAGGAACCCACCCGTACAACATGACCGTGACCTACACCGACGATATGGGTGTCCACGTCATGAACCGGCAGATGACCCTCCGGGTACCTCCGGCTGACAATTCCGGCAGCCTGATCTTCGGCCTCATCGTCCTTGGTATCCTCGGGTTTTTGGCCTACCGCTACTGGTACCTCCCGAAGTACAAGGGTGACGGGAAGTTCCCATGGGAAAGAAAGAGCTGAAAGTCGCGTTCCTTCTGGCCCTGCGCTCCCTCCAGCGGGGGAGCCGGTCCAGCGTGATTTTGACCGTGCTCATCATCGGGATGTGCTTCACCAACATGATCTTCCTTCCGGCCCTCTTCAACGGGATTGGGAAGAGCATCAGCCAGCAGGTCATTGACTACGAGATCGGCAATGTGCTCGTCAGCCCCAAGTCCGGGGATCGGTACGTGAATGATGTCGATGCCACGCTCTCGCTCATCAACGGCATGCCCGGGGTGGAACGGGCCACTCCCCACTTCTCCCGGGGAGCGACGCTCAAGTACCGCCAGCGCGTGCTCGGGGCTACCGTACGGTCCATCTCGCCCAATGACGAGAAGTCTCTCTCCCCCCTGTACACCAAGATGATCGCCGGCAGTTACCTGGGCGAGAGCGATGTCGGTGAAGTGATCATCGGAAAACCGGTTGCCGGCGATCCTACGATCAAGAGGGAGGACGAGTTCCAGCCCTCGCTTGGTGGCGTGCGCGTGGGAGACTCGATAACGATAGAATACGGGAACGGGTACACGAAGGAGTACCGGGTCAAAGGGATCTACTATACCGGCTGGGCCACTGCAGATAGTGCCGTGTACGTGACAAGAACCGACATGGCGCTTGCTGAAGGAAAAACACTGGATTATGCCGATTCCATCCTGATCAAGACTCAGCCCGGGTATTCCGAGAAGTTC from uncultured Methanoregula sp. harbors:
- a CDS encoding FtsX-like permease family protein, whose product is MGKKELKVAFLLALRSLQRGSRSSVILTVLIIGMCFTNMIFLPALFNGIGKSISQQVIDYEIGNVLVSPKSGDRYVNDVDATLSLINGMPGVERATPHFSRGATLKYRQRVLGATVRSISPNDEKSLSPLYTKMIAGSYLGESDVGEVIIGKPVAGDPTIKREDEFQPSLGGVRVGDSITIEYGNGYTKEYRVKGIYYTGWATADSAVYVTRTDMALAEGKTLDYADSILIKTQPGYSEKFVKDELIGYGVSQKVQTTRDLLDKTMGRIMQSFAIMNMVSLLVSIVITTVVLFIIITIKTLSSRRQIGILKAIGVDKEVIMHTYGFQVIILSILGITLGLALTLLLAAYMQANPIVTPDWSASLYLTPMDLVANSLILFAASVVAGYVPAYQVSREDIQSSMRS